A single window of Thermocrinis jamiesonii DNA harbors:
- a CDS encoding SCP2 sterol-binding domain-containing protein — translation MYKFLSEQWIKAYAEEWNKNEKLKNELKDFSASIKYYIEGREGDAVHLIVQNGEAKEAGKADSKSYDFELWANLENWKKLATGDMGPKAAMLTKRLKFKGSMITAMKYMSAFEDSLRMMGKVPTDWEIK, via the coding sequence ATGTATAAATTTCTTTCGGAGCAGTGGATAAAGGCTTACGCAGAGGAATGGAACAAAAACGAAAAGTTAAAAAATGAGCTAAAGGACTTCTCCGCAAGCATAAAGTATTACATAGAAGGAAGAGAGGGAGATGCGGTCCATCTGATAGTTCAAAACGGAGAAGCAAAGGAAGCAGGAAAGGCAGACAGCAAGAGTTACGACTTTGAGCTATGGGCTAATCTGGAAAATTGGAAGAAGTTAGCTACTGGAGACATGGGGCCAAAGGCTGCTATGCTAACAAAAAGGTTAAAGTTCAAAGGTTCCATGATAACTGCCATGAAATATATGTCCGCTTTTGAGGATAGTTTAAGGATGATGGGAAAAGTTCCCACCGATTGGGAGATAAAATGA
- a CDS encoding DUF2173 family protein translates to MANLDRLMSIKGVWAAGEFSPDGKLVAYKGNISEEHAAMAAMMCAANTMMAEMQTQGWTALSGQEWTPLIGWALTGPKYSVCVVGNVGVFVNNDEVSFNEVFKVLREEAGK, encoded by the coding sequence ATGGCAAACTTGGACAGACTTATGAGCATAAAAGGTGTTTGGGCTGCTGGGGAGTTTTCCCCAGATGGCAAACTTGTTGCCTATAAGGGCAACATATCCGAAGAGCATGCTGCAATGGCTGCGATGATGTGCGCAGCAAACACCATGATGGCTGAAATGCAAACTCAAGGATGGACAGCCCTTTCCGGACAAGAATGGACACCACTTATAGGTTGGGCTCTGACTGGGCCAAAGTATTCTGTGTGCGTGGTGGGTAATGTAGGCGTCTTTGTCAACAACGACGAAGTGTCCTTCAACGAAGTCTTTAAGGTGCTAAGGGAAGAAGCGGGCAAGTAA
- a CDS encoding DUF2173 family protein, producing the protein MATLSKLKELMSIPGAIAAGEFSDDGRLLAYYGEIDEKSAEIAAMMCAANKLMGNMQAKGWSAYTGQGGFYPVYGFAVAGGKYAACIMGNVGVFVELSKADFDKTFEVLSKYI; encoded by the coding sequence ATGGCTACACTTAGCAAGTTGAAAGAGCTCATGTCCATACCTGGAGCCATTGCTGCGGGTGAGTTTTCAGATGATGGTAGGCTTTTGGCTTACTACGGAGAAATTGATGAAAAGTCTGCCGAGATTGCGGCTATGATGTGCGCTGCCAACAAGCTTATGGGTAATATGCAGGCAAAGGGATGGAGCGCCTACACCGGACAGGGAGGATTTTATCCAGTCTATGGCTTTGCGGTTGCGGGAGGCAAATACGCAGCTTGCATAATGGGAAATGTGGGAGTTTTTGTGGAGCTAAGCAAGGCAGACTTTGATAAAACCTTTGAAGTGCTATCCAAATACATTTAA
- a CDS encoding TIGR00269 family protein, with the protein MRKCVKCAEKAVVYLPHHKLALCKAHYTEWFENRVKKTIKSFKMFSKSDRILVAVSGGKDSLSLWHALWKLGYEADGLYINLGIGEYSELSERKAKAFADKIGRKLYVISLKENIGDIPTLKELQNRPACSVCGTLKRYYMNLNAKELGYSIIATGHNLDDECAVLMGNVLSWNIEYLVRQYPVLEEGNGFVRKVKPLCLITEKESALYAFLSGIDFVEDECPYSVGASSISYKLLMSKIEEESPGTKLRFYLEFIRKVRPLLKFRKDVQLKSCKICGEPTTGDVCSVCRLRMKLRTSNVETQQKA; encoded by the coding sequence ATGAGAAAATGTGTTAAGTGTGCTGAGAAAGCGGTAGTTTATCTACCCCATCACAAGTTGGCTTTGTGCAAGGCCCATTACACAGAGTGGTTTGAAAACAGAGTAAAGAAGACTATCAAAAGCTTTAAAATGTTTTCAAAGTCTGACAGAATCCTTGTAGCAGTTTCTGGTGGTAAGGATAGTCTTTCTTTGTGGCACGCCCTTTGGAAGCTTGGATATGAAGCAGATGGCCTTTACATAAACTTAGGTATAGGAGAATACTCCGAGCTTTCGGAAAGAAAAGCTAAAGCCTTTGCGGACAAAATAGGCAGAAAGCTCTATGTGATAAGTCTCAAAGAGAACATAGGGGATATACCAACTCTAAAAGAGCTTCAAAACAGACCCGCATGTTCTGTTTGTGGCACTCTAAAGAGATATTATATGAACCTTAATGCAAAAGAGCTTGGTTATTCCATAATAGCTACGGGACACAATCTGGATGATGAGTGTGCAGTGCTTATGGGCAACGTGCTTTCTTGGAACATAGAGTATTTGGTAAGACAATATCCAGTGTTGGAAGAAGGTAATGGTTTTGTTAGAAAGGTAAAACCCCTGTGTTTGATAACAGAGAAAGAGAGTGCGCTTTATGCCTTTCTCTCTGGTATAGACTTTGTAGAAGACGAGTGTCCCTATTCGGTAGGAGCATCTTCCATAAGCTATAAGCTTTTGATGTCAAAGATTGAAGAGGAAAGTCCTGGAACAAAGCTTAGATTCTACTTGGAGTTTATAAGAAAGGTAAGACCCTTGCTTAAGTTCAGGAAAGATGTTCAGTTGAAATCATGCAAAATATGTGGTGAGCCTACTACGGGTGATGTGTGTTCAGTGTGTAGATTGAGAATGAAACTAAGAACCTCTAACGTTGAAACTCAGCAAAAAGCTTGA
- the coaE gene encoding dephospho-CoA kinase (Dephospho-CoA kinase (CoaE) performs the final step in coenzyme A biosynthesis.), with protein MLKVALTGNIGSGKSTIAKFFEDCGFYVYDADKIIKDFYKERGEVYERILEIFGRGILLEDGIIDTKKLADIVFSDKEKLLILEKVTHSALYNKLEQIFKTLPKNAVAIVEASLVLEKKSKGKYDFVVLVYAPYEVCKLRSLARGMTQEDFERRWRNQMNPEEKLKQADYIVDNSGDIEKAKERVKTLCKTFKLFAEFQR; from the coding sequence ATGCTGAAGGTAGCCCTAACCGGAAACATAGGTTCTGGTAAATCTACGATAGCTAAGTTTTTTGAGGATTGTGGTTTTTATGTATATGACGCAGACAAAATAATAAAGGACTTTTACAAGGAAAGAGGTGAGGTATACGAAAGGATTTTGGAGATTTTTGGAAGGGGAATACTTTTAGAAGATGGTATCATAGATACCAAGAAGTTGGCGGATATAGTGTTTTCGGACAAGGAAAAGCTACTAATTTTGGAAAAAGTAACCCATTCAGCTCTTTACAACAAATTAGAACAGATCTTTAAAACCTTACCCAAGAACGCAGTGGCAATAGTAGAAGCCTCCCTTGTTCTGGAAAAAAAGAGTAAAGGTAAGTACGATTTTGTAGTTTTAGTTTATGCTCCCTACGAGGTCTGTAAATTAAGGTCTTTGGCAAGGGGTATGACGCAGGAAGATTTTGAAAGAAGATGGAGGAACCAGATGAATCCGGAGGAAAAGCTGAAGCAGGCTGACTACATAGTGGATAACAGCGGGGATATAGAAAAAGCCAAAGAGAGAGTTAAGACACTTTGCAAAACATTCAAGCTTTTTGCTGAGTTTCAACGTTAG
- a CDS encoding DUF190 domain-containing protein: protein MQIKEKSYVLARIFIKENEELEGEPLYSKLLKFLRERNIAGATVLKALLGYGTTGEYHYEGIEVLSYNLPVIIEFVDEEESVSSILEELGRYIKRGLVSVERVWVWESSSQ, encoded by the coding sequence ATGCAAATTAAGGAGAAAAGTTATGTTCTTGCACGCATATTCATAAAAGAAAACGAAGAGTTAGAGGGTGAGCCTCTCTATTCTAAGCTTTTGAAATTTTTGAGAGAAAGAAACATAGCTGGAGCTACAGTCCTAAAGGCTTTACTTGGCTATGGCACTACTGGTGAATACCATTACGAGGGTATTGAAGTGTTGTCTTACAACCTTCCGGTGATCATAGAGTTTGTAGATGAAGAAGAAAGTGTTAGTAGTATATTAGAAGAGCTTGGCAGGTACATAAAACGTGGGCTTGTTAGTGTGGAAAGGGTGTGGGTATGGGAATCCTCTTCGCAATAG
- the crcB gene encoding fluoride efflux transporter CrcB has translation MGILFAIAVGGAVGSLLRYLLSKFLQDKFGIGFPLGTLTVNLIGSFLIGFFFSYLVEKLSASSEVRGFFITGLTGGFTTLSTFTYESFSLIVNGEYAKFFLYFFITNFVGIFLTFLGYNLGRLL, from the coding sequence ATGGGAATCCTCTTCGCAATAGCGGTAGGTGGAGCTGTAGGATCTTTGCTTAGATATTTGCTTTCAAAGTTTTTACAAGACAAGTTTGGTATAGGTTTCCCTTTGGGCACACTGACAGTAAATTTGATCGGTTCCTTTCTTATAGGTTTTTTCTTTTCTTACCTTGTGGAGAAGCTAAGCGCTTCAAGCGAAGTTAGAGGCTTTTTCATAACTGGTCTTACTGGCGGTTTTACCACCCTATCAACCTTCACTTATGAAAGCTTTAGCCTTATAGTAAATGGGGAATACGCAAAATTTTTTCTATACTTCTTTATTACTAACTTTGTTGGAATTTTTCTTACCTTCTTGGGTTACAACCTGGGTAGGTTGTTATGA
- a CDS encoding DUF190 domain-containing protein produces MKWEEAVLLRIFFGEDDRWEGKPLYKYITEYCKKEGIAGVTVLRGILGYGKSSVIRKAGIFKFSSDLPIVVEIIDSEDKIEKILPEIAKMIKGGLITTEKVKIARYGE; encoded by the coding sequence ATGAAGTGGGAAGAAGCAGTTCTGCTGAGGATATTCTTTGGAGAGGACGATAGGTGGGAAGGCAAACCTCTCTATAAATACATAACTGAGTATTGTAAAAAAGAGGGTATAGCAGGTGTTACAGTCCTCAGAGGGATATTAGGCTATGGAAAATCCTCCGTTATACGCAAAGCAGGCATCTTTAAGTTCTCTTCGGACCTGCCTATAGTGGTGGAAATCATAGACAGCGAAGATAAAATAGAAAAGATCCTTCCAGAAATAGCTAAAATGATAAAAGGTGGGCTAATAACCACGGAGAAGGTTAAAATTGCTCGCTACGGAGAGTGA
- the hemC gene encoding hydroxymethylbilane synthase: protein MFFRLGTRKSKLALWQANFVKEKLESLGCKVELVLITTTGDKILDSPLAKIGGKGLFVKEIEEALLKGEIDLAVHSLKDVPMVLPDGLTLCAITERENPYDVLISKEGKKLEELPPGAVVGTSSLRRQVQIKRKRKDLKVEVLRGNVDTRIRKLEEGLYSAIVLAYAGVKRMGLEAYISQVLEDFIPAVGQGSLAIETREDDPKVQKYVKALDHWESHLRAMCERAFLRELEGGCQVPIGAFSWIESDKIYIKGFVSDLNGERFIEGVEEGKVEEYVEVGKRLAQKLLASGGREILKEIY, encoded by the coding sequence ATGTTTTTCAGGCTTGGCACAAGAAAAAGTAAATTGGCCCTTTGGCAGGCAAATTTTGTAAAGGAAAAGTTAGAGTCCTTAGGGTGTAAGGTAGAACTGGTGTTGATTACAACAACAGGAGACAAGATTTTAGATTCTCCTCTGGCTAAAATAGGAGGTAAAGGGCTTTTTGTAAAGGAGATAGAGGAGGCTTTGTTGAAAGGAGAGATTGATCTTGCGGTGCATTCCCTAAAGGATGTTCCTATGGTTTTGCCAGATGGTTTAACACTTTGTGCCATAACAGAAAGAGAGAATCCTTACGACGTACTAATATCTAAGGAAGGTAAGAAGTTGGAAGAGCTTCCTCCTGGCGCAGTTGTTGGTACCTCTTCCTTAAGAAGACAAGTTCAGATAAAAAGAAAGAGAAAGGATCTCAAAGTAGAGGTTCTAAGAGGAAACGTAGATACGAGGATAAGAAAGTTGGAGGAAGGGCTATACTCTGCCATTGTGTTGGCGTATGCGGGAGTAAAAAGGATGGGTTTAGAAGCTTACATAAGTCAAGTTTTAGAGGATTTTATCCCTGCAGTCGGTCAAGGGAGCTTGGCTATAGAAACGAGGGAAGATGATCCAAAAGTTCAGAAATATGTAAAAGCCTTAGATCATTGGGAAAGTCATTTGAGAGCTATGTGCGAGAGGGCTTTCTTGAGAGAATTAGAAGGAGGCTGTCAAGTTCCCATAGGAGCCTTTTCTTGGATAGAGTCGGACAAGATATACATAAAGGGTTTTGTTTCAGACTTAAATGGAGAGAGGTTTATAGAAGGTGTGGAGGAAGGAAAAGTTGAAGAATATGTGGAAGTAGGAAAAAGGTTAGCCCAAAAGCTTTTAGCCAGCGGTGGGAGAGAGATACTGAAGGAAATTTATTAA
- the sfsA gene encoding DNA/RNA nuclease SfsA, whose product MKIGPFKEAKFLRRINRFVGEVLVDEKPLLAHIRNTGRLTELLKPGKKVFLREKNSGKYSFEVFLVQEEHSLVCIDSTITPKLYAEFLDIPVKFEPTFGNQRFDLMYSSTVVETKSVNLVEDGIALFPDAPTERGTKHVYKLIEISKTGLKPELVFVVQREDAKVFSPNYRVDRKFSEAVRLFARMGFPVKAFLCKVSLSEIMIYKEVDVIFLEYG is encoded by the coding sequence ATGAAAATAGGGCCCTTTAAAGAGGCAAAATTTCTCAGAAGAATAAACAGGTTCGTTGGGGAGGTGTTAGTAGATGAAAAACCTTTACTTGCACACATAAGAAATACCGGACGATTAACCGAACTTCTAAAACCTGGTAAGAAGGTATTTCTGCGTGAAAAGAACTCTGGTAAGTATAGTTTTGAAGTCTTTTTGGTGCAAGAGGAACACTCTCTTGTGTGCATAGATTCAACCATTACACCTAAGCTCTATGCAGAGTTTCTTGATATTCCTGTTAAATTTGAACCTACCTTTGGCAATCAACGATTTGATTTGATGTATTCATCCACTGTAGTAGAAACAAAATCTGTTAATTTAGTGGAAGATGGTATCGCACTGTTTCCGGACGCACCAACGGAAAGAGGAACAAAACATGTCTATAAGCTTATAGAGATTTCTAAAACAGGACTAAAACCTGAGCTTGTCTTTGTAGTGCAAAGGGAGGATGCTAAGGTATTCTCTCCCAACTATAGGGTAGACAGAAAATTTTCAGAGGCTGTTAGGTTATTTGCACGGATGGGTTTTCCGGTGAAGGCTTTCCTTTGTAAAGTAAGCTTGAGTGAAATCATGATCTACAAAGAAGTAGATGTTATATTTTTAGAATATGGCTAA
- the ispH gene encoding 4-hydroxy-3-methylbut-2-enyl diphosphate reductase, producing MAKIIVAPHAGFCFGVKRAISIAEKVSRENKGKRIWTIGPLIHNPQEVERLRKEGVEVLETEENLSAGDTVIIRSHGIPPDKEIEYVKKGLKVVDATCPYVKAVHQAVEKLVEEGYFVVLLGEKNHPEVIGTLGYLKKAGGEGIVVETKEDLEKVKHLEKIGIVAQTTQNEQFFKEVVGELALWAKELKVINTICNATSERQEDVYELAPKVDVMIIVGGKNSGNTRRLYEISRSLNPRSYHVETAQELEEAWFSGVEKVGITAGASTPDWIIEEVVKRIEEILR from the coding sequence ATGGCTAAGATAATTGTTGCACCGCACGCTGGGTTTTGTTTTGGAGTGAAAAGAGCCATAAGCATCGCAGAAAAAGTTTCAAGGGAAAACAAAGGTAAAAGAATATGGACTATTGGTCCTTTAATCCACAATCCACAGGAGGTTGAAAGGTTGAGAAAGGAAGGGGTGGAGGTGTTGGAAACAGAAGAAAATCTAAGTGCTGGTGATACTGTAATAATACGTTCTCACGGAATTCCCCCTGATAAAGAAATAGAATACGTTAAGAAGGGTTTAAAGGTTGTGGATGCTACATGCCCTTATGTGAAGGCGGTTCATCAAGCTGTAGAAAAGCTTGTGGAAGAAGGCTATTTTGTTGTTTTGTTGGGAGAGAAAAACCATCCAGAGGTTATAGGCACGTTGGGTTATCTAAAGAAGGCAGGTGGAGAGGGTATTGTAGTAGAAACAAAAGAGGATTTGGAGAAAGTTAAGCATTTAGAAAAAATAGGTATAGTCGCACAGACTACTCAGAATGAGCAGTTTTTCAAGGAAGTGGTTGGTGAGTTAGCCCTTTGGGCAAAGGAACTTAAAGTTATAAACACCATATGTAACGCTACATCGGAAAGACAGGAGGATGTTTATGAGCTGGCACCAAAGGTAGATGTAATGATCATAGTTGGTGGGAAAAACAGTGGAAATACGAGGAGGTTGTACGAGATATCCCGCTCTTTGAACCCACGTAGTTATCATGTAGAGACCGCTCAGGAGTTGGAGGAAGCTTGGTTTTCCGGTGTAGAAAAGGTAGGCATAACCGCAGGTGCATCAACTCCAGACTGGATAATAGAAGAGGTCGTAAAAAGGATAGAGGAAATCCTAAGATGA
- a CDS encoding anthranilate synthase component II, with protein sequence MRILMIDNYDSFTYNLVQYFQILGAEVFVKRNDEIGLDQIRDMKPEAIVISPGPCTPKEAGISVEVIREFYKDYPILGVCLGHQSIGYAFGAEIVRAKRLMHGKTSLISHTGEGIFSGLPNPFTAVRYHSLVIDPNTLPPFLKVTAWSEDGEVMGVQHTEYPVFGVQFHPESILSEAGLDLLKNFLLIAQGNRLSI encoded by the coding sequence ATGAGAATACTGATGATAGACAACTATGATTCTTTTACTTATAACTTGGTTCAGTATTTTCAAATACTTGGTGCTGAGGTCTTTGTTAAAAGGAATGATGAAATAGGGCTTGACCAAATAAGGGATATGAAGCCAGAGGCAATAGTTATCTCCCCAGGACCTTGCACACCAAAGGAAGCGGGTATATCTGTGGAAGTGATTAGAGAGTTTTATAAGGATTATCCGATACTTGGCGTATGTTTGGGACATCAGTCCATAGGCTATGCCTTTGGAGCAGAGATAGTAAGAGCCAAAAGGTTGATGCACGGCAAAACATCCCTGATAAGCCACACAGGAGAGGGAATATTCTCAGGACTACCCAATCCATTTACCGCAGTTAGGTATCATTCTTTAGTAATAGACCCAAACACTTTACCACCTTTTCTAAAAGTAACCGCTTGGTCTGAAGACGGAGAGGTAATGGGTGTGCAACACACAGAGTATCCAGTTTTTGGTGTGCAGTTTCATCCAGAATCTATACTTTCTGAAGCAGGCTTAGACCTTTTAAAGAATTTTCTCCTCATTGCCCAAGGGAATCGTCTATCCATTTAA
- the cutA gene encoding divalent-cation tolerance protein CutA — MEWRYLVVFITAPKDRGWDIANYIVEQKLGACVNVVSEVSSVYWWKGNIEKDKESLLIIKTSVEKFEKLIVEVKKIHPYTVPEIIAMPIVGGNEDYLKWIDDSLGQ, encoded by the coding sequence ATGGAATGGAGGTATTTGGTAGTTTTCATAACCGCTCCCAAAGACAGGGGATGGGATATAGCAAACTACATAGTAGAGCAAAAGCTAGGTGCCTGTGTAAATGTGGTATCAGAGGTAAGTTCGGTTTACTGGTGGAAGGGAAATATAGAGAAGGACAAAGAGAGTCTTTTGATTATAAAGACTTCTGTAGAGAAGTTTGAAAAGCTGATAGTTGAAGTTAAAAAGATCCACCCCTACACGGTTCCAGAAATAATAGCCATGCCTATAGTGGGAGGAAATGAAGACTATCTTAAATGGATAGACGATTCCCTTGGGCAATGA